A DNA window from Alicyclobacillus vulcanalis contains the following coding sequences:
- the nrdR gene encoding transcriptional regulator NrdR: protein MRCPYCGADNTRVIESRPGEDGTTIRRRRECIHEACGRRFTTYERVEQRPLMVVKKDQKREEFSRDKLYRGIMKACEKRPIAAETLEAVCDEIERKLRLEYEREVPSSVIGERVMEALRELDGVAYVRFASVYREFRDVETLLKEVLALIGEGARAVDRIPRPDKPSEE, encoded by the coding sequence ATGAGATGCCCGTATTGCGGAGCGGACAACACGCGCGTCATCGAGTCGCGGCCGGGCGAGGATGGCACCACCATTCGCCGTCGGCGCGAGTGCATTCATGAAGCGTGCGGGCGGCGTTTCACCACGTACGAGCGGGTCGAACAGCGGCCGCTCATGGTGGTGAAGAAGGACCAGAAACGCGAGGAGTTTTCGCGCGACAAGCTGTATCGCGGCATCATGAAGGCGTGCGAGAAGCGGCCGATCGCGGCGGAGACGCTGGAAGCGGTTTGTGACGAGATCGAGCGGAAACTGCGCTTGGAGTATGAGCGGGAGGTGCCGTCGTCCGTCATCGGGGAGCGCGTGATGGAGGCACTTCGAGAACTGGACGGCGTGGCGTACGTCCGGTTTGCGAGCGTGTATCGGGAGTTTCGCGACGTCGAAACGCTGTTGAAGGAAGTGCTAGCCCTGATTGGGGAAGGCGCGCGCGCTGTGGACAGGATCCCGCGCCCGGACAAGCCTTCGGAGGAATGA